Proteins from a single region of Primulina tabacum isolate GXHZ01 chromosome 5, ASM2559414v2, whole genome shotgun sequence:
- the LOC142547103 gene encoding putative protein phosphatase 2C 60 translates to MFSGLLKLLRACFRPKPERYARTSSDSGGQQDGLLWYKDSGQHSCGDFSMAVVQANNLLEDQSQLESGCLSSNDSGPYGTFVGIYDGHGGPEASRFINEHLFQHLKRFTAEHQTMSVEVIRKAFEVTEDGFFSVVSRQWPMKPQIAAVGSCCLVGIICSGTLYIASLGDSRAVLGRLVKATEEVLAIQLSIEHNASHESVRKELQSLHPDDPQIVVLKHNVWRVKGLIQISRSIGDVYLKKAEYNREPLYAKFRLREPFKRPILSAEPAITVQPLLPHDQFVIFASDGLWEHLTNQEAVDLVQNHPHSGIARRLVKTALQEAAKKREMRYSDLKKIDRGVRRHFHDDITVVVLFLDSNLVSRASSVKTPKISIKGGGINLPPNILAPFTVPMETGST, encoded by the exons ATGTTTTCTGGGTTATTGAAATTATTGAGGGCCTGCTTTCGGCCAAAGCCTGAGCGATATGCTCGCACAAGTTCAGACTCCGGTGGTCAACAAGATGGACTTCTGTGGTATAAGGACTCAGGGCAGCATTCTTGCGGAGATTTTTCGATGGCTGTAGTTCAAGCAAATAATTTACTTGAGGATCAGAGCCAACTTGAATCTGGTTGTCTCAGCTCGAATGATTCAGGTCCATATGGTACTTTTGTGGGAATTTATGATGGACATGGCGGTCCTGAGGCTTCTCGTTTCATCAATGAGCACCTCTTTCAACATCTGAAGA GGTTCACTGCAGAACATCAAACAATGTCAGTAGAGGTTATTCGGAAGGCATTTGAAGTTACGGAAGATGGCTTTTTCTCAGTCGTCAGCAGGCAATGGCCAATGAAACCCCAGATAGCAGCGGTGGGCTCCTGCTGCCTTGTTGGAATCATCTGCAGTGGAACTCTTTATATTGCTAGTCTTGGTGATTCTCGTGCTGTTTTGGGGAGACTTGTCAAGGCTACAGAGGAGGTCCTCGCCATTCAACTCTCGATTGAGCACAATGCGAGTCATGAGTCTGTGAGAAAGGAGCTGCAATCTCTACACCCCGATGACCCACAAATTGTTGTTCTAAAACATAATGTATGGCGTGTGAAAGGTCTTATACAG ATCTCAAGATCTATCGGAGACGTGTATTTGAAGAAGGCTGAATATAACAGGGAGCCACTGTATGCAAAATTTCGTCTGCGTGAACCCTTTAAAAGACCAATTTTAAGCGCAGAACCAGCAATTACTGTCCAACCGTTACTACCTCATGACCAGTTCGTCATATTTGCCTCAGATGGCCTTTGGGAGCATCTTACCAACCAAGAAGCAGTTGATCTGGTCCAAAATCATCCACACAGT GGCATTGCAAGAAGATTAGTGAAAACGGCATTGCAAGAGGCCGCAAAGAAGAGGGAGATGAGGTACTCAGACCTGAAGAAAATTGATCGCGGGGTGCGTCGTCATTTCCATGATGACATCACAGTTGTGGTGTTATTTCTTGACTCAAATCTGGTGAGTCGGGCTAGTTCAGTCAAGACACCTAAAATATCCATTAAGGGAGGTGGCATCAATCTTCCTCCCAACATTCTTGCACCATTTACCGTGCCTATGGAAACTGGCTCTACTTGA